From the genome of Pungitius pungitius chromosome 21, fPunPun2.1, whole genome shotgun sequence, one region includes:
- the tdrkh gene encoding tudor and KH domain-containing protein isoform X1 → MLLKTVLLVSSVVLNVDVNKHRLKHTADIGEEFYLLVPILSEMDVGVSKSHVFLNYCPRALFSQWSIPLGARCVMDAVMEGHKNTLSSGKMVALAAGLSVGVTVGYIVYRHISSASPACQEPNTEASKVTLPVEVYRNLSRYQATFLDTVAQESGAQLRIVPEPGSTATVCFLLQGSQEQVLLARCVLETLVTDCRPVVEALEVPQTSFGRIIGRGGESLKLITRTTGAKVTCSKEKTLAPGAKGSVTITGTKQEVEQAKELILEKVREDAVVRTKISQSSALRQKRGHTAVDQRTDGTETEAPVGSNYNNNNGPYPQTQRNGLIQVNSTAGEPQSVFSQMEQVKITNTSKKEEQQQQQQEEHEEEVDDEEEEEEEEEEESTDSLSEISKFEIPSPDLSFQPDEHLEVYVSASENPNHFWIQILGVRSLQLDKLTEEMTRFYSSGSPARVETIVVGDIVAAPYHDHSTWNRARVLGVLVSGLVDLYYVDFGDNGELPRDRLCRMRSDFLSLPFQAIECSLAGVRAKGEVWTEAALDDFEQLTYCASWRPLQAKLCSYSHSDISSWPSVKLCDNNEGKSVDIGEELVRRGHALPFQEAGNGRSEVGDLGCLQRMLDDVIGASSELSLSCISLSEAASISGSVDDVIEDELL, encoded by the exons ATGTTGCTGAAAACTGTTCTCCTTGTCTCGTCAGTAGTCTTGAACGtggatgtaaacaaacacagactAAAACACACAGCCGACATTGGAGAAGAATTCTATCTTTTAGTCCCGATTCTTTCCGAGATGGACGTTGGAGTGTCCAAGTCCCACGTGTTTCTCAACTACTGTCCCAGGGCCCTCTTCTCCCA GTGGAGCATACCGCTGGGGGCACGGTGTGTCATGGATGCAGTGATGGAAGGACATAAGAACACCCTGAGCTCTGGAAAAATGGTGGCTCTGGCTGCTGGGCTCTCCGTCGGGGTCACCGTCGGCTACATTGTCTACCGCCACATAAGCAGCGCCAGCCCCG CTTGTCAGGAGCCAAACACTGAGGCTTCCAAGGTGACTCTTCCAGTAGAGGTTTATAGGAACCTATCCAGATACCAAGCCACATTTCTGGACACG GTGGCCCAGGAGTCTGGAGCACAATTGAGGATTGTGCCGGAGCCTGGGTCCACGGCGACCGTGTGCTTCCTGCTGCAGGGCTCTCAGGAGCAGGTGCTGCTGGCCCGCTGCGTCCTGGAGACCCTGGTCACTGACTGCAGGCCTGTGGTCGAGGCCTTGGAAGTTCCTCAGACCTCGTTTGGTCGTATAATAG GCCGCGGCGGAGAGAGTCTGAAACTGATCACCAGGACAACGGGGGCCAAAGTAACATGTTCCAAAGAGAAGACCCTTGCCCCCGGGGCCAAGGGCAGCGTGACCATCACAGGGACCAAGCAGGAGGTGGAACAGGCCAAG GAGCTGATTCTAGAAAAGGTCAGAGAGGACGCAGTGGTGAGGACAAAGATCTCGCAGTCATCTGCCCTGCGGCAGAAACGGGGCCATACGGCTGTGGATCAGCGGACCGACGGCACAGAGACCGAAGCCCCAGTGGGCtccaactacaacaacaacaacgggccTTACCCTCAGACCCAGAGGAACGGCCTCATCCAAGTCAATAGCACCGCAGGAGAACCACAGAGTGTTTTTTCCCAGATGGAGCAGGTTAAAATCACCAACACATCCaaaaaagaggagcagcagcagcagcagcaggaggagcacgaggaggaggtggatgatgaggaggaggaggaggaggaggaggaggaggagtccacAGATTCTCTTTCTGAAATTTCGAAGTTCGAGA TTCCCAGCCCAGACCTGAGCTTCCAGCCCGACGAACATCTAGAGGTTTATGTTTCTGCATCGGAGAACCCCAACCACTTTTGGATCCAGATCCTGGGAGTCCGTTCCCTCCAGCTGGACAAACTGACAGAGGAGATGACCCGCTTCTACAGCAGTGGCAGCCCCGCA AGGGTGGAGACCATCGTGGTGGGTGACATCGTGGCCGCACCGTACCACGATCACAGCACATGGAATAGGGCCAGGGTGCTGGGAGTGCTGGTCTCCGGACTGGTGGACCTTTACTACGTCGACTTTGGGGACAACGGGGAGCTTCCCAGAGACCGCCTGTGCCGTATGAG GAGTGACTTCCTCAGCTTACCATTCCAAGCCATTGAGTGCAGCTTAGCAGGAGTGAGAGCAAAAG GCGAGGTGTGGACTGAGGCGGCTCTGGACGACTTTGAGCAGCTGACGTACTGCGCCTCTTGGAGACCCCTGCAGGCCAAACTCTGCAGCTACTCCCACTCGGACATCTCCTCCTGGCCCAGCGTCAAGCTCTGCGACAACAACGAGGGAAAG AGCGTAGACATTGGCGAGGAGCTGGTCCGGCGGGGCCACGCATTGCCCTTTCAGGAGGCGGGGAACGGGAGGAGCGAGGTCGGAGACCTGGGCTGTCTGCAGAGGATGCTG GACGACGTGATAGGAGCGTCATCTGAGCTAAGTCTCTCCTGCATCAGCTTGTCGG AAGCTGCTTCAATCTCAGGAAGCGTCGACGACGTTATAGAAGACGAGCTACTCTGA
- the tdrkh gene encoding tudor and KH domain-containing protein isoform X2 — protein MTLGPASSQCSSLLVHLQWWSIPLGARCVMDAVMEGHKNTLSSGKMVALAAGLSVGVTVGYIVYRHISSASPACQEPNTEASKVTLPVEVYRNLSRYQATFLDTVAQESGAQLRIVPEPGSTATVCFLLQGSQEQVLLARCVLETLVTDCRPVVEALEVPQTSFGRIIGRGGESLKLITRTTGAKVTCSKEKTLAPGAKGSVTITGTKQEVEQAKELILEKVREDAVVRTKISQSSALRQKRGHTAVDQRTDGTETEAPVGSNYNNNNGPYPQTQRNGLIQVNSTAGEPQSVFSQMEQVKITNTSKKEEQQQQQQEEHEEEVDDEEEEEEEEEEESTDSLSEISKFEIPSPDLSFQPDEHLEVYVSASENPNHFWIQILGVRSLQLDKLTEEMTRFYSSGSPARVETIVVGDIVAAPYHDHSTWNRARVLGVLVSGLVDLYYVDFGDNGELPRDRLCRMRSDFLSLPFQAIECSLAGVRAKGEVWTEAALDDFEQLTYCASWRPLQAKLCSYSHSDISSWPSVKLCDNNEGKSVDIGEELVRRGHALPFQEAGNGRSEVGDLGCLQRMLDDVIGASSELSLSCISLSEAASISGSVDDVIEDELL, from the exons ATGACCCTCGGCCCCGCGTCATCTCAGTGCTCATCGCTGTTGGTTCACctccagtg GTGGAGCATACCGCTGGGGGCACGGTGTGTCATGGATGCAGTGATGGAAGGACATAAGAACACCCTGAGCTCTGGAAAAATGGTGGCTCTGGCTGCTGGGCTCTCCGTCGGGGTCACCGTCGGCTACATTGTCTACCGCCACATAAGCAGCGCCAGCCCCG CTTGTCAGGAGCCAAACACTGAGGCTTCCAAGGTGACTCTTCCAGTAGAGGTTTATAGGAACCTATCCAGATACCAAGCCACATTTCTGGACACG GTGGCCCAGGAGTCTGGAGCACAATTGAGGATTGTGCCGGAGCCTGGGTCCACGGCGACCGTGTGCTTCCTGCTGCAGGGCTCTCAGGAGCAGGTGCTGCTGGCCCGCTGCGTCCTGGAGACCCTGGTCACTGACTGCAGGCCTGTGGTCGAGGCCTTGGAAGTTCCTCAGACCTCGTTTGGTCGTATAATAG GCCGCGGCGGAGAGAGTCTGAAACTGATCACCAGGACAACGGGGGCCAAAGTAACATGTTCCAAAGAGAAGACCCTTGCCCCCGGGGCCAAGGGCAGCGTGACCATCACAGGGACCAAGCAGGAGGTGGAACAGGCCAAG GAGCTGATTCTAGAAAAGGTCAGAGAGGACGCAGTGGTGAGGACAAAGATCTCGCAGTCATCTGCCCTGCGGCAGAAACGGGGCCATACGGCTGTGGATCAGCGGACCGACGGCACAGAGACCGAAGCCCCAGTGGGCtccaactacaacaacaacaacgggccTTACCCTCAGACCCAGAGGAACGGCCTCATCCAAGTCAATAGCACCGCAGGAGAACCACAGAGTGTTTTTTCCCAGATGGAGCAGGTTAAAATCACCAACACATCCaaaaaagaggagcagcagcagcagcagcaggaggagcacgaggaggaggtggatgatgaggaggaggaggaggaggaggaggaggaggagtccacAGATTCTCTTTCTGAAATTTCGAAGTTCGAGA TTCCCAGCCCAGACCTGAGCTTCCAGCCCGACGAACATCTAGAGGTTTATGTTTCTGCATCGGAGAACCCCAACCACTTTTGGATCCAGATCCTGGGAGTCCGTTCCCTCCAGCTGGACAAACTGACAGAGGAGATGACCCGCTTCTACAGCAGTGGCAGCCCCGCA AGGGTGGAGACCATCGTGGTGGGTGACATCGTGGCCGCACCGTACCACGATCACAGCACATGGAATAGGGCCAGGGTGCTGGGAGTGCTGGTCTCCGGACTGGTGGACCTTTACTACGTCGACTTTGGGGACAACGGGGAGCTTCCCAGAGACCGCCTGTGCCGTATGAG GAGTGACTTCCTCAGCTTACCATTCCAAGCCATTGAGTGCAGCTTAGCAGGAGTGAGAGCAAAAG GCGAGGTGTGGACTGAGGCGGCTCTGGACGACTTTGAGCAGCTGACGTACTGCGCCTCTTGGAGACCCCTGCAGGCCAAACTCTGCAGCTACTCCCACTCGGACATCTCCTCCTGGCCCAGCGTCAAGCTCTGCGACAACAACGAGGGAAAG AGCGTAGACATTGGCGAGGAGCTGGTCCGGCGGGGCCACGCATTGCCCTTTCAGGAGGCGGGGAACGGGAGGAGCGAGGTCGGAGACCTGGGCTGTCTGCAGAGGATGCTG GACGACGTGATAGGAGCGTCATCTGAGCTAAGTCTCTCCTGCATCAGCTTGTCGG AAGCTGCTTCAATCTCAGGAAGCGTCGACGACGTTATAGAAGACGAGCTACTCTGA
- the tdrkh gene encoding tudor and KH domain-containing protein isoform X3, with amino-acid sequence MDAVMEGHKNTLSSGKMVALAAGLSVGVTVGYIVYRHISSASPACQEPNTEASKVTLPVEVYRNLSRYQATFLDTVAQESGAQLRIVPEPGSTATVCFLLQGSQEQVLLARCVLETLVTDCRPVVEALEVPQTSFGRIIGRGGESLKLITRTTGAKVTCSKEKTLAPGAKGSVTITGTKQEVEQAKELILEKVREDAVVRTKISQSSALRQKRGHTAVDQRTDGTETEAPVGSNYNNNNGPYPQTQRNGLIQVNSTAGEPQSVFSQMEQVKITNTSKKEEQQQQQQEEHEEEVDDEEEEEEEEEEESTDSLSEISKFEIPSPDLSFQPDEHLEVYVSASENPNHFWIQILGVRSLQLDKLTEEMTRFYSSGSPARVETIVVGDIVAAPYHDHSTWNRARVLGVLVSGLVDLYYVDFGDNGELPRDRLCRMRSDFLSLPFQAIECSLAGVRAKGEVWTEAALDDFEQLTYCASWRPLQAKLCSYSHSDISSWPSVKLCDNNEGKSVDIGEELVRRGHALPFQEAGNGRSEVGDLGCLQRMLDDVIGASSELSLSCISLSEAASISGSVDDVIEDELL; translated from the exons ATGGATGCAGTGATGGAAGGACATAAGAACACCCTGAGCTCTGGAAAAATGGTGGCTCTGGCTGCTGGGCTCTCCGTCGGGGTCACCGTCGGCTACATTGTCTACCGCCACATAAGCAGCGCCAGCCCCG CTTGTCAGGAGCCAAACACTGAGGCTTCCAAGGTGACTCTTCCAGTAGAGGTTTATAGGAACCTATCCAGATACCAAGCCACATTTCTGGACACG GTGGCCCAGGAGTCTGGAGCACAATTGAGGATTGTGCCGGAGCCTGGGTCCACGGCGACCGTGTGCTTCCTGCTGCAGGGCTCTCAGGAGCAGGTGCTGCTGGCCCGCTGCGTCCTGGAGACCCTGGTCACTGACTGCAGGCCTGTGGTCGAGGCCTTGGAAGTTCCTCAGACCTCGTTTGGTCGTATAATAG GCCGCGGCGGAGAGAGTCTGAAACTGATCACCAGGACAACGGGGGCCAAAGTAACATGTTCCAAAGAGAAGACCCTTGCCCCCGGGGCCAAGGGCAGCGTGACCATCACAGGGACCAAGCAGGAGGTGGAACAGGCCAAG GAGCTGATTCTAGAAAAGGTCAGAGAGGACGCAGTGGTGAGGACAAAGATCTCGCAGTCATCTGCCCTGCGGCAGAAACGGGGCCATACGGCTGTGGATCAGCGGACCGACGGCACAGAGACCGAAGCCCCAGTGGGCtccaactacaacaacaacaacgggccTTACCCTCAGACCCAGAGGAACGGCCTCATCCAAGTCAATAGCACCGCAGGAGAACCACAGAGTGTTTTTTCCCAGATGGAGCAGGTTAAAATCACCAACACATCCaaaaaagaggagcagcagcagcagcagcaggaggagcacgaggaggaggtggatgatgaggaggaggaggaggaggaggaggaggaggagtccacAGATTCTCTTTCTGAAATTTCGAAGTTCGAGA TTCCCAGCCCAGACCTGAGCTTCCAGCCCGACGAACATCTAGAGGTTTATGTTTCTGCATCGGAGAACCCCAACCACTTTTGGATCCAGATCCTGGGAGTCCGTTCCCTCCAGCTGGACAAACTGACAGAGGAGATGACCCGCTTCTACAGCAGTGGCAGCCCCGCA AGGGTGGAGACCATCGTGGTGGGTGACATCGTGGCCGCACCGTACCACGATCACAGCACATGGAATAGGGCCAGGGTGCTGGGAGTGCTGGTCTCCGGACTGGTGGACCTTTACTACGTCGACTTTGGGGACAACGGGGAGCTTCCCAGAGACCGCCTGTGCCGTATGAG GAGTGACTTCCTCAGCTTACCATTCCAAGCCATTGAGTGCAGCTTAGCAGGAGTGAGAGCAAAAG GCGAGGTGTGGACTGAGGCGGCTCTGGACGACTTTGAGCAGCTGACGTACTGCGCCTCTTGGAGACCCCTGCAGGCCAAACTCTGCAGCTACTCCCACTCGGACATCTCCTCCTGGCCCAGCGTCAAGCTCTGCGACAACAACGAGGGAAAG AGCGTAGACATTGGCGAGGAGCTGGTCCGGCGGGGCCACGCATTGCCCTTTCAGGAGGCGGGGAACGGGAGGAGCGAGGTCGGAGACCTGGGCTGTCTGCAGAGGATGCTG GACGACGTGATAGGAGCGTCATCTGAGCTAAGTCTCTCCTGCATCAGCTTGTCGG AAGCTGCTTCAATCTCAGGAAGCGTCGACGACGTTATAGAAGACGAGCTACTCTGA
- the mbtd1 gene encoding MBT domain-containing protein 1 isoform X2 — protein MEDTRDLAERTPRSERKRRDSFGMFDGYDSCSEESTSSSSSEDSEDEVVPSIPASLPIIKNNGQVYTYPDGKAGMATCEMCGMVGVRDAFYSKTKRFCSVSCSRSYSSNSKKASILARLQGKPPTKKAKVLQKQPLMAKLAAYAQYQASQQNQPKSKAVVPAESFDWGRYICSNNTTGAPVSCFKHAPMGTCWGDIEEGVRIEVNNSDTNLSTKVYWIAEIIKLAGFKALLRYEGFDNDTTKDFWCDLCVPEVHPVGWCASSGKPLVPPKSIQHKYSNWKAFLVKRLTGAKTLPPDFNAKVHENMQFPFKKLMRVEVVDKNYLCRTRVALVEQVIGGRLRLVYEESQDGSDDFWCHMYSPLIHNIGWSRSIGHRFKRSDITKKIEGQADAPALFFQKVKDVDQNGDWFKDGMKLEAIDPLNLSAICVATVRKVLADGYLMIGIDGSEAVDGSDWFCYHGTSPSIYPVGFCEINEIELTPPRGYTKLPFKWFDYLRETGSIAAPVKLFNKEVPNHGFRQGMKLEAVDLMEPRLVCVATVTRIVHRLLRIHFDGWEDEYDQWVDCESPDLYPVGWCQLTGYQLQPPASQSNREMPQSVPKQKKKAQQYKGQKKKRKLPVGRRPFSQAGRRRSSFSGDEEQSPPPYPAQGPSRPRPRTHLHQTHKSDSLVRMKEESAEVDEFTFSQGTSDQESNGSGSYYIKQEP, from the exons ATGGAGGACACAAGGGATTTG GCGGAACGCACCCCACGTTCAGAGCGTAAGCGGAGAGACTCCTTCGGGATGTTTGATGGCTACGACAGCTGCAGCGAGGAgtccaccagcagctccagctcagAAGACAGCGAGGATGAGGTGGTGCCGTCCATCCCTGCAAGTCTGCCCATCATCAAGAACAATGGTCAGGTCTACACGTACCCTGACGGCAAGGCTGGAATGG CCACTTGTGAGATGTGCGGGATGGTCGGAGTGCGAGATGCCTTTTACTCAAAAACTAAGCGCTTTTGCAGTGTGTCGTGTTCCCGGAGTTATTCCTCGAATTCCAAAAAAGCCAGCATCTTGGCAAGACTCCAG GGCAAACCACCAACAAAAAAGGCCAAAGTCTTACAGAAACAGCCTCTTATGGCTAAGTTGGCTGCTTACGCTCAGTACCAAGCAAGTCAGCAGAACCAGCCCAAGTCAAAAGCTG TGGTCCCTGCAGAGAGCTTTGACTGGGGTCGGTACATCTGTAGCAATAACACGACCGGAGCTCCAGTCAGCTGTTTCAAGCAT GCCCCTATGGGGACATGCTGGGGAGACATAGAAGAAGGAGTGAGGATTGAAGTGAACAACTCTGATACCAACCTCTCCACTAAGGTGTACTGGATAGCAGAAATCATCAAGCTAGCTG GGTTCAAGGCTCTCCTGCGCTACGAGGGCTTTGACAACGACACCACGAAGGACTTCTGGTGTGACCTCTGCGTCCCTGAAGTGCACCCGGTGGGGTGGTGCGCCTCCAGCGGCAAACCCCTCGTACCCCCAAAAA GCATACAGCATAAGTACTCGAACTGGAAAGCCTTTCTTGTGAAGCGTCTCACTGGAGCTAAAACCCTGCCACCTGACTTTAATGCCAAG GTACACGAGAACATGCAGTTCCCCTTCAAGAAGCTGATGCGGGTAGAGGTGGTGGACAAGAACTACCTGTGCCGGACGCGGGTGGCGCTGGTGGAGCAGGTCATCGGTGGTCGCCTCCGGCTGGTGTACGAGGAGAGCCAGGACGGGTCAGACGACTTCTGGTGCCACATGTACAGCCCCCTCATCCACAATATCGGCTGGTCGCGCAGCATCGGCCACCGCTTCAAAAGATCTG ATATTACAAAGAAAATTGAGGGTCAAGCTGATGCCCCCGCACTGTTCTTCCAGAAG GTGAAAGATGTGGACCAGAATGGGGATTGGTTCAAAGATGGGATGAAGTTAGAAGCCATTGACCCCCTCAACCTCTCAGCTATATGTGTAGCCACTGTAAGAAAG GTGTTGGCAGACGGGTACCTCATGATCGGGATTGATGGTTCGGAGGCAGTGGATGGATCAGACTGGTTCTGCTACCACGGCACGTCGCCCTCCATCTACCCTGTCGGCTTCTGTGAAATCAACGAGATAGAACTCACGCCCCCTCGAG GGTACACTAAACTGCCATTTAAATGGTTTGACTACCTCAGAGAAACAGGTTCAATAGCTGCTCCTGTCAAGCTCTTTAACAAG GAGGTTCCCAATCACGGTTTCCGTCAAGGCATGAAGCTGGAGGCCGTTGATCTGATGGAGCCACGGCTGGTGTGTGTTGCCACGGTGACGAGGATTGTGCACCGGCTACTGAGGATCCACTTTGACGGCTGGGAGGACGAATATGACCAATGGGTGGACTGCGAGTCCCCTGACCTCTACCCTGTGGGCTGGTGCCAGCTGACGGGCTACCAGCTGCAACCCCCTGCCTCACAGA gtaACAGAGAAATGCCTCAATCTGTAcccaaacagaagaaaaaagcccAGCAGTACAAAGGCCAGAAGAAAA AGAGGAAGCTTCCGGTTGGTCGGCGGCCCTTCAGTCAGgccggcaggaggaggagcagcttctCCGGGGACGAGGAGCAGAGTCCACCCCCTTACCCCGCCCAGGGCCCCTCCCGGCCCCGGCCCCGCACCCACCTCCACCAAACCCACAAATCAG ACTCTCTCGTGCGGATGAAGGAGGAATCGGCCGAGGTGGACGAGTTCACCTTCTCGCAGGGCACCTCTGACCAGGAGAGCAACGGCTCGGGCAGCTACTACATCAAACAGGAGCCCTGA
- the mbtd1 gene encoding MBT domain-containing protein 1 isoform X1, with protein sequence MEDTRDLAERTPRSERKRRDSFGMFDGYDSCSEESTSSSSSEDSEDEVVPSIPASLPIIKNNGQVYTYPDGKAGMATCEMCGMVGVRDAFYSKTKRFCSVSCSRSYSSNSKKASILARLQGKPPTKKAKVLQKQPLMAKLAAYAQYQASQQNQPKSKAVVPAESFDWGRYICSNNTTGAPVSCFKHAPMGTCWGDIEEGVRIEVNNSDTNLSTKVYWIAEIIKLAGFKALLRYEGFDNDTTKDFWCDLCVPEVHPVGWCASSGKPLVPPKSIQHKYSNWKAFLVKRLTGAKTLPPDFNAKVHENMQFPFKKLMRVEVVDKNYLCRTRVALVEQVIGGRLRLVYEESQDGSDDFWCHMYSPLIHNIGWSRSIGHRFKRSDITKKIEGQADAPALFFQKVKDVDQNGDWFKDGMKLEAIDPLNLSAICVATVRKVLADGYLMIGIDGSEAVDGSDWFCYHGTSPSIYPVGFCEINEIELTPPRGYTKLPFKWFDYLRETGSIAAPVKLFNKEVPNHGFRQGMKLEAVDLMEPRLVCVATVTRIVHRLLRIHFDGWEDEYDQWVDCESPDLYPVGWCQLTGYQLQPPASQSNREMPQSVPKQKKKAQQYKGQKKNLSPRVCHKPPASLPECGLMFLERKLPVGRRPFSQAGRRRSSFSGDEEQSPPPYPAQGPSRPRPRTHLHQTHKSDSLVRMKEESAEVDEFTFSQGTSDQESNGSGSYYIKQEP encoded by the exons ATGGAGGACACAAGGGATTTG GCGGAACGCACCCCACGTTCAGAGCGTAAGCGGAGAGACTCCTTCGGGATGTTTGATGGCTACGACAGCTGCAGCGAGGAgtccaccagcagctccagctcagAAGACAGCGAGGATGAGGTGGTGCCGTCCATCCCTGCAAGTCTGCCCATCATCAAGAACAATGGTCAGGTCTACACGTACCCTGACGGCAAGGCTGGAATGG CCACTTGTGAGATGTGCGGGATGGTCGGAGTGCGAGATGCCTTTTACTCAAAAACTAAGCGCTTTTGCAGTGTGTCGTGTTCCCGGAGTTATTCCTCGAATTCCAAAAAAGCCAGCATCTTGGCAAGACTCCAG GGCAAACCACCAACAAAAAAGGCCAAAGTCTTACAGAAACAGCCTCTTATGGCTAAGTTGGCTGCTTACGCTCAGTACCAAGCAAGTCAGCAGAACCAGCCCAAGTCAAAAGCTG TGGTCCCTGCAGAGAGCTTTGACTGGGGTCGGTACATCTGTAGCAATAACACGACCGGAGCTCCAGTCAGCTGTTTCAAGCAT GCCCCTATGGGGACATGCTGGGGAGACATAGAAGAAGGAGTGAGGATTGAAGTGAACAACTCTGATACCAACCTCTCCACTAAGGTGTACTGGATAGCAGAAATCATCAAGCTAGCTG GGTTCAAGGCTCTCCTGCGCTACGAGGGCTTTGACAACGACACCACGAAGGACTTCTGGTGTGACCTCTGCGTCCCTGAAGTGCACCCGGTGGGGTGGTGCGCCTCCAGCGGCAAACCCCTCGTACCCCCAAAAA GCATACAGCATAAGTACTCGAACTGGAAAGCCTTTCTTGTGAAGCGTCTCACTGGAGCTAAAACCCTGCCACCTGACTTTAATGCCAAG GTACACGAGAACATGCAGTTCCCCTTCAAGAAGCTGATGCGGGTAGAGGTGGTGGACAAGAACTACCTGTGCCGGACGCGGGTGGCGCTGGTGGAGCAGGTCATCGGTGGTCGCCTCCGGCTGGTGTACGAGGAGAGCCAGGACGGGTCAGACGACTTCTGGTGCCACATGTACAGCCCCCTCATCCACAATATCGGCTGGTCGCGCAGCATCGGCCACCGCTTCAAAAGATCTG ATATTACAAAGAAAATTGAGGGTCAAGCTGATGCCCCCGCACTGTTCTTCCAGAAG GTGAAAGATGTGGACCAGAATGGGGATTGGTTCAAAGATGGGATGAAGTTAGAAGCCATTGACCCCCTCAACCTCTCAGCTATATGTGTAGCCACTGTAAGAAAG GTGTTGGCAGACGGGTACCTCATGATCGGGATTGATGGTTCGGAGGCAGTGGATGGATCAGACTGGTTCTGCTACCACGGCACGTCGCCCTCCATCTACCCTGTCGGCTTCTGTGAAATCAACGAGATAGAACTCACGCCCCCTCGAG GGTACACTAAACTGCCATTTAAATGGTTTGACTACCTCAGAGAAACAGGTTCAATAGCTGCTCCTGTCAAGCTCTTTAACAAG GAGGTTCCCAATCACGGTTTCCGTCAAGGCATGAAGCTGGAGGCCGTTGATCTGATGGAGCCACGGCTGGTGTGTGTTGCCACGGTGACGAGGATTGTGCACCGGCTACTGAGGATCCACTTTGACGGCTGGGAGGACGAATATGACCAATGGGTGGACTGCGAGTCCCCTGACCTCTACCCTGTGGGCTGGTGCCAGCTGACGGGCTACCAGCTGCAACCCCCTGCCTCACAGA gtaACAGAGAAATGCCTCAATCTGTAcccaaacagaagaaaaaagcccAGCAGTACAAAGGCCAGAAGAAAA ACTTGAGCCCCCGTGTGTGTCATAAGCCCCCCGCTAGCTTACCCGAGTGTGGCTTGATGTTTCTAGAGAGGAAGCTTCCGGTTGGTCGGCGGCCCTTCAGTCAGgccggcaggaggaggagcagcttctCCGGGGACGAGGAGCAGAGTCCACCCCCTTACCCCGCCCAGGGCCCCTCCCGGCCCCGGCCCCGCACCCACCTCCACCAAACCCACAAATCAG ACTCTCTCGTGCGGATGAAGGAGGAATCGGCCGAGGTGGACGAGTTCACCTTCTCGCAGGGCACCTCTGACCAGGAGAGCAACGGCTCGGGCAGCTACTACATCAAACAGGAGCCCTGA
- the LOC119213281 gene encoding nucleoside diphosphate kinase-like yields the protein MAEMKERTFIAIKPDGVQRGIIGEVIKRFETKGFKLVGMRMVHASEDLLMQHYIDLKDRPFFPTLMKYMTSGPVVAMVWEGKGVVKTGRVMLGETNPADSKPGTIRGDFCIDVSKNIIHGSDSVESANKEISLWFKDDELVSYTSCAFSWLY from the exons ATGGCCGAGATGAAGGAGCGCACGTTCATTGCCATCAAGCCCGATGGCGTGCAGAGGGGCATCATTGGCGAGGTCATCAAGAGGTTTGAGACCAAAGGCTTCAAACTCGTGGGCATGAGGATGGTCCAT GCTTCTGAGGACCTGCTGATGCAACACTACATCGACCTGAAGGACAGGCCATTCTTCCCCACCCTCATGAAGTACATGACCTCTGGTCcagtggttgccatg GTGTGGGAGGGCAAAGGTGTGGTGAAGACCGGCAGAGTgatgctgggtgagaccaacccGGCTGACTCCAAGCCCGGAACCATCAGGGGAGACTTCTGCATCGACGTCAGCAA GAACATCATCCACGGCAGTGACTCAGTGGAGAGTGCCAACAAGGAGATCTCCCTGTGGTTCAAAGACGACGAGCTGGTCTCCTACACCAGCTGTGCCTTCAGCTGGCTGTACTGA